The Spirochaetota bacterium DNA window ATCAATATGATAGCGTTTTTTTAGCCATGCAGGCGGTGGTGCTGCACAACCACAGTACATACTGGTTGCACCGCCAACCATAATTGGGCTTATGATATTAAGTCCCTCTTTTGTAAAAAGCAGGCTCATCTTATCAGAGTATAGCATTGCACCAGGATATGTCCCGTAGTAAATGCGACCGCGGTGATCAGCTCCTTTATCCAGTATAACAACTTTTTTCCCAGCGTGCGATAGTTCACGAGCAACTGTGGCCCCCCCAGGGCCTGAGCCAATAACTATAACATCTGCAGTAAGTTTTAGTAATGACATGGTAAACCTCCCGTTTATGTTTTAGGTATTCTATTCTTGTTATAGCAAATAAAAATACTATACTACCTAATACTACTTTTAACCATTTGGACTACTCGTTCAAGCATATTTGCATAAATGTTTTTAATCCGTTCAAAAATCTCCTTTGCCGTGTCTTCATGATAAATATGTGAACTTGCATTTCTATCCTCAAGCATATCTAATAGTATCTCATCATCCTCTATAAGTTTATTTCTAAATGCTTCTTTTATGCATGTTCTTGGATTATTACATTCAACACCATAATAGGTTAATATAATTTTCAAAGTTTTCCATAATAATTCTACAGTAAATTCAAAACGCTGAATGGTACCATCTCTTTCCAAATCGGTGGTCGTCTGATTTACACCTTCACGTAATGATGTAACAGCTTTCTCAAGCTTTTCTATAGCAATATAAATATCACTTTTTTTCATATAGAATAACTCCTGTATCTTTAATAATTCTTTTAAAACTATTATCAACCTTATCAATTAAAACGATATCAACTGAATACAATCCGCTAACCTTATCAATTTCTTCTTTAAGCAAGCGATAATCACGCACTGATAATTCTTGCACACCTTCTAATGCAATGTCAATATCAGAACCATTATGTGCCGTTTCCTTTGCTCTTGAACCAAATAATATTATTCTTGCAGGATTAGTCTTTTCTATAAGTAGTTGGATAATCTTATTTATTTTTTCTTTAATGTTCTCTTCCATAATTGAATTACTCTAATTTGCTATTATAAATAATATTTAGTACATTCATATCTGGAATCATTTTTTGAATATTATTTCCAAAACTTTAGAGTAAATAAAAATCTTCTTTTGTCAAATCAAATATATTTGTACAGGCTTATATAGGCTCTGACCCCTTACAATAATATCACCCCTTCGGGGTTTATAGTGAATAACAGGGTGTCATCCTGAACCATGTCCTGAATTTATTTCAGGATTGTTTCAGTGCAGTCATCCTGAACTTGATTCAGGATCCAATCACAATGCTCTGACCCCTTACAATAATATCACCCCTTCGGGGTTTGAATGATGTTGTGATGGAAATAATATGCTCTGACCCCACTAAGGATCTTACATATCATCCTATCCATTAAGGATCTGCCACAAATCCCACTATCTCTCAAATAACTCAGCATACTCTGCGTGATGCATTACTTTGTCTCGCGCAGGGATCGCAGAGAAGAGGAGAGTGAGGCTTTGACCCTTACAATAATTTCACCCCTTCGGGGTTTTATAGTGAATAACAGGTGTCATCCTGAACCATGTCCTGAATTTATTTCAGGATTGATTCAGTGCAGTCATCCTGAACTTGATTCAGGATCCAATCACAATGCTCTGACCCTTACAATAATATCACCCCTTCGGGGTTTGAATGATGTTGTGATGAAAATAATATGCTCTGACCCCACTAAGGATCTTACGTATCATCCTATCCATTAAGGATTTGCCTCCTCAAAATACCACTTTCTCTCCAATAACTCAGCGCACTCAGCGTACTCTTCGTGATGCATCAGTTTGTCTCACGCAGAGACCGCAGAGATAGGGAGAGTGAGGCTCTGACCCCTTTACAATAATATCACCCCTTCGGGGTTTTATAGTGAATAACAGGTGTCATCCTGAACCATGTCCTGAATTTATTTCAGGATTGATTCAGTGCAGTCATCCTGAACTTGATTCAGGATCTTATTGATGAGGATAAAGATTCCAGGTCAAGCCCGGTATGACATATAGGCAACAAGTCATCCTGAACTTGATTCAGGATCCAATCACAATGCTCTGACCCTTACAATAATATCACCCCTTCGGGGTTTTGTAGTATGCTCTGACCCCATTAAGGATCTTACATATCATCCTATCCATTAAGGATCTGCCACAAATCCCACTATCTCTCCAATAACTTAGCGCACTCAGCGTACTCTGCGTGATCCATCAGTTTGTCTCACGCAGAGACCGCAGAGATGGGGAGAGCCTATGCTCTGACCCCACTACATACCACTACAGCAGCATAAAGGCATATTTACAGGAGGATGCCGATGTAGGGGTAGCTATAGACCATCATATTACTTTGTACAGTTAGGGGAAACCTTTGCCAGGAGGGTGGCTGTGTTTATGGAGTATGAGGAATATTATAAAAAGAAGTATTCCATGATACTTGGGTGGGTGTGAAAAATAAGGGTCAGAGCCTTATAAGTTATCTAGTAGTTGACTTTTTTAGAGGATACGGTTACATTATGAATAATTTATAGTATAAAAAGGGGGTTAAATGTCAAAACGACCCGGATGGTGGCTGTATGTTCTTGCAAAGATATGGCCAATAACCTGGATAAGTGCTAAAGCCACACAGAGTAAAATTATTGGCCCTTTGGTAGCAAAAACACTGGTACCTTTTTTCAGTAAAAAAAATCTTAATATAACCTATATACCAATAAATATAACTATCGCTCCGCAAAGCACTCCTGTGCCGTTACGCATTGTTGAAGAAATCATTCGGCACTCTGCACATAGAGTAATCATTAAACGCTGCACATGCCGGGATGCAAAAAAGTGCTCAGAGCATCCTATTGACTACGCCTGTTTACTTATGGGGCAGGGCGCAATGGAAATTGATCCGCGTATAGCAAGTCATGTTGAAGTTGATGAGGCGATAGCTCATTTGCATAAGTGTGTTGAAGATGGGCTTATTCCCATGATAGGAAGGGTAAAGA harbors:
- a CDS encoding nucleotidyltransferase substrate binding protein produces the protein MKKSDIYIAIEKLEKAVTSLREGVNQTTTDLERDGTIQRFEFTVELLWKTLKIILTYYGVECNNPRTCIKEAFRNKLIEDDEILLDMLEDRNASSHIYHEDTAKEIFERIKNIYANMLERVVQMVKSSIR
- a CDS encoding nucleotidyltransferase domain-containing protein, with translation MEENIKEKINKIIQLLIEKTNPARIILFGSRAKETAHNGSDIDIALEGVQELSVRDYRLLKEEIDKVSGLYSVDIVLIDKVDNSFKRIIKDTGVILYEKK
- a CDS encoding 4Fe-4S binding protein codes for the protein MSKRPGWWLYVLAKIWPITWISAKATQSKIIGPLVAKTLVPFFSKKNLNITYIPINITIAPQSTPVPLRIVEEIIRHSAHRVIIKRCTCRDAKKCSEHPIDYACLLMGQGAMEIDPRIASHVEVDEAIAHLHKCVEDGLIPMIGRVKIDNLIWGVKDTGRLLTMCFCCRCCCTILNSGKYLPQEAASSIVRLKGITLSVHLDACTGCGTCVDECFMDAIRIVDGKAVHNDTVCKGCGRCAQVCPNGATTITIDNIDTAIEEINARIKHYVQYE